From a region of the Methanolobus tindarius DSM 2278 genome:
- a CDS encoding MinD/ParA family ATP-binding protein, whose amino-acid sequence MLLSFHSYKGGTGKTTFVGNLGVMLSQKGSKVCIIDTDVNGPGLHSLFDIRYDMTLIDYLQGVCSADDIVYKYGETDVYVVPSKACEEDISAMFNTPGEARDKLLALVKKLGEKLDIDHFLFDCSPGINKSSLLTMNIVDKAVIVSTIDIQDIRGTYVLSSMSAKLETHAALLFNRIPAEKRDDIMSIVSDFSNKLGTELLGLIAYDDYVAKSWSRKIAMQDDPECEYCTELKKIAEKLVD is encoded by the coding sequence ATGCTTTTGAGTTTTCATTCTTATAAGGGTGGTACGGGTAAAACGACATTTGTGGGAAATCTGGGGGTCATGCTCTCTCAAAAGGGCAGCAAAGTTTGCATAATCGATACTGACGTAAATGGTCCGGGTCTGCATTCTTTGTTTGATATAAGGTATGATATGACACTCATAGATTATCTGCAGGGTGTTTGCAGTGCAGATGATATCGTTTATAAATACGGGGAAACTGATGTTTACGTAGTTCCTTCCAAAGCATGTGAAGAAGACATATCTGCAATGTTTAACACGCCGGGTGAAGCCAGGGATAAATTACTTGCCCTGGTAAAGAAACTTGGAGAAAAACTGGATATCGATCATTTTCTTTTCGATTGTAGTCCCGGTATCAATAAGTCAAGTCTTTTAACCATGAATATAGTTGACAAGGCTGTAATTGTGTCAACAATTGATATTCAGGATATCCGGGGAACATACGTACTTTCCAGTATGTCTGCAAAACTGGAAACACATGCAGCTCTTCTGTTTAACAGAATACCAGCTGAAAAAAGAGATGATATAATGTCTATTGTTTCTGACTTCAGTAATAAGCTTGGAACAGAGCTTTTAGGACTTATTGCTTATGATGACTATGTTGCTAAATCATGGTCCAGAAAAATAGCAATGCAGGATGATCCTGAATGTGAATATTGCACTGAGTTAAAAAAGATAGCAGAAAAGCTTGTTGACTAA
- a CDS encoding helix-turn-helix domain-containing protein, producing the protein MADLQNNNGILEYLNDINERLKLLELRIADLEARNSPAINDKMAVFLTVPDSIRKSLFAVSKLTSCTADEVSEITGRHRSIENKYLNELYRAGWLERERKGKKIYYSLSKKVESKNNEHWSAVEEVENKLDQLLG; encoded by the coding sequence ATGGCTGACCTTCAAAACAACAACGGGATTTTGGAATATCTTAATGATATAAACGAGCGTTTGAAATTACTGGAATTACGCATTGCAGATCTTGAAGCCCGTAATTCCCCGGCAATCAATGATAAAATGGCTGTTTTCCTAACAGTTCCTGATTCTATCCGTAAATCATTGTTTGCAGTTTCAAAATTAACTTCATGCACAGCAGATGAAGTGAGCGAAATTACTGGAAGACATCGCTCAATAGAAAACAAATACCTTAATGAGCTTTATAGGGCCGGATGGCTTGAAAGGGAAAGAAAAGGTAAAAAGATCTATTATTCTTTGAGTAAGAAAGTTGAAAGTAAGAACAATGAACATTGGTCTGCGGTTGAAGAGGTTGAGAACAAACTTGACCAGTTACTTGGGTGA
- a CDS encoding RAD55 family ATPase — MRSPSYIAKLDDLLYGGLIKPSSILIAGSCGTGKTNLCMQSLFNAARKGEKCAYVSLLSESNEKIVRAMSSFSFYDEKLVGDKLKIFSISSDVVAKGDFAIFEYINENILKDKPSRVVIDTMNVLEDIESTFDERPFHKSELRAFIQNLFQEFDDNNILLIATGEIPAANINSSQWSYIFDTVITLGTTDDGKSNYRFLEIIKERGSDFTSGKHKFSITKDGITF; from the coding sequence ATGAGAAGCCCATCATATATCGCAAAGCTGGATGATCTTCTTTACGGGGGACTGATTAAGCCATCATCCATTTTAATTGCAGGTTCTTGCGGGACTGGGAAGACAAATCTGTGTATGCAATCACTTTTCAATGCTGCCAGAAAAGGTGAAAAGTGTGCATATGTCTCACTATTATCGGAGTCAAATGAAAAGATAGTCAGAGCCATGTCTTCGTTCTCATTCTATGATGAAAAACTTGTAGGCGACAAACTAAAAATCTTCTCAATTAGTTCAGATGTTGTAGCTAAAGGTGATTTTGCAATCTTTGAATATATCAATGAAAATATTCTGAAAGATAAGCCATCCAGAGTTGTAATTGATACAATGAATGTACTTGAAGATATTGAAAGCACCTTTGATGAACGTCCATTCCATAAATCTGAGCTCCGCGCCTTTATACAGAACCTTTTTCAGGAGTTTGACGACAATAATATTCTCCTGATAGCCACAGGTGAAATACCTGCTGCAAACATCAACTCAAGTCAATGGTCATATATTTTTGATACTGTAATCACACTTGGTACAACAGATGACGGTAAAAGCAATTATCGTTTCCTTGAAATAATCAAGGAAAGAGGAAGTGATTTTACCTCTGGAAAGCACAAGTTCAGTATCACAAAGGATGGAATCACTTTTTAA
- a CDS encoding transcriptional regulator, whose translation MKDFEVKILDDTDYKFIEALKSLGMSRNVATTLTYLSNVEEASSQEIEMSTGLRQPEVSVAMRHMRERNWIDIHNKKAVGKGRPTKIYRLSAPVEDIIKHYEQKIIEDTKTTMDAITKLKDITKRM comes from the coding sequence ATGAAAGATTTTGAAGTAAAGATACTTGATGACACAGACTACAAGTTCATTGAAGCACTGAAAAGCCTGGGAATGTCCAGGAATGTAGCAACCACACTTACCTACCTTTCAAATGTGGAAGAAGCATCTTCTCAGGAGATTGAGATGAGCACCGGTCTGAGACAGCCAGAAGTAAGCGTTGCCATGAGGCATATGCGTGAAAGAAATTGGATTGATATCCACAACAAGAAAGCAGTTGGAAAAGGCAGACCTACTAAGATCTACAGACTTTCCGCTCCAGTTGAAGATATCATCAAACACTATGAACAGAAGATCATAGAAGACACAAAGACAACGATGGACGCCATCACCAAGCTTAAAGATATTACAAAAAGAATGTAA